Within Pseudomonas alloputida, the genomic segment CATGGGAATATCTCATAAGGTTTACGGAATTCGTGGCCCTGGGGGCCGGCCGCAAACTGCACGAGGGGAGGGCGAGCGCGAAGCAGCTCATAGCACCAGTCCACTCAGCAGGCGGCTGATGAGACCCAACCCGATGGTCACGGCCAGCACCAGCACAAGGAGCAGCCACGGCCGGAAGGGCCTGCGCTCGACTTGGTGCTGGGGGGCTCGCAGATACTCATCGACACGACGCTGATCTTCCGGGTTCAGGCGACTGGTCATGGTGGGCCTCGTCAGGTAGACGTTTGTGACTGCGCAAACGCTACAGCGTTCGCGCAGGCGCTTGAAACAAATGATAATGCTTTCTATCCCTGGCGCCGAGTGTACGCCATCGCAAACAGTCGCTGCACTGGATCAAAGACTGATGCCTACGTCGAAGACGATGCTGCGGCCCAGGTTGCCGCGCAGGAAATCCGGCGCATCGGGGTGGGCAAACAGTACCCGGGCAAAGGTTGGCCCGACCAGCGACAGCGAGCGCCAGCCCTGGCGCAGGTATTCGGTAGGCGGCGGGAAGTGGGTGTTGAGGTCGAGCACTTCGCGCTTGAGGCTGGAGAACGCGATGATGTCCAGCTCGTTCAGCTCCAGCCCGCGTTCCCGGTAATTGTGCGCCTTCTTGCGCAAGGTGGGCGCCAGGCGCCCCAGCAGTTCGGTGGCACTGATGCGCCGTGGGCGTGCTTCGCGGCGTACCAGCTGCGCCAGGGAAAACGCACTGCGTCGCCGCTGCAGCTCCTCGCGCCATTCATCGTTCAGCCGGCGGCCCTCGTCGAGCACGAAAAACACCTCGAAGGCGGCGTCGCGGAACAGCACGTCAGGTGGCTCCTGCCCCGCCGGGGTGAAGTCCTCGCTGCGGTAGGGAATGTTCAGCCCCTGCAACAGGCGCTGGCACACCCAACGCTCCCGCTCCCACTTACGGGCGTTGGAGAGAAAGGCATTGGCTTGTTCGGCCTGGATGGTAAGCAGGCGCAGGTAGTCTGAGTCATCCATGCAGACAAGCTTAGCCGCTAATCGATGACGGTAAGATGCTGTTTAAGCGTGAGAATCAGCCCAGCACTGGCCACTGTTGCACCAGCCCGACCAGATGCACCACGCCAAAGCCCAGGCAGATCAGCGAACTGACCACGATAAAACGCTGCGAACGCCCGGTGCCCGCCAGCAATACTGGCCCCAGCAGGCCGCGTAGCAAGTACACCAGGGTGATCAGGCAAATGACTGGCAGCAGCAAGGGCAGCCGCCCGATCGCCCCGGCAGCCGACAGCGCATAGGCCGACCAGGCCAGCAACACGCAGGCGATGGCGGCGGTGATCAGCGCCGGGTAGCAGCGGCCCTTCTCGGCGGCCACCGCCATGCGCTCACCGGCCCCGAACAAACGGTACCAACGCGGCCCCACGGCGATGATGGCCAGGTGAATTACACCGATGATGGCGTTGAGTGCCGCTGCCAGTAGCAGGGCGGGGTTGGTTCCTTCCAGCATGACCAATGCTTCCTGCATCGAATGGAAGCGTCAGCCTACCGCAGCCGAAGGAATGGGAGAATGGGTGTAGACTCGGTTTTATCCACATGGCCGCAAAGGGTATTGTTCAGGTGATCAGCGCGCAGGTGTTATCCGGCACCACCCTTACCCTTGGCTGGCTGGGTTATGTGCCGTTGCTGATCTGGGCGGTCAGCCGGGTTCGCTGGGTGGAACTGTTTACCGACCGGCGCCGCCAGCATTTGCTGTTTGGCACGGTGTTCTGCCTGTTTGCGCTGTGGCTGGTGCGGCGCGACTTTGATACCGGGGTGTCGTACCACTTTATTGGCATGACGGCGGTCACCCTGTTGCTGGACTGGCCGCTGGCGGTGCTGGGTGGCTTCATGGCCCAGCTCGGCTTGCTGGCGCTTGGGCGACAAGACCTGGCGGCGTTGGGGGTGAACGGCTTGATGCTGATTGGTTTGCCGGTGCTGATTACTGAGGTGTGCGCGATAGTGGTCGAGCGCGCCCAGCCGCGAAACCTGTTCGTTTATATTTTTTGTTCGGGGTTCTTCCCGGCAGCGCTCACCGTGCTGGTTTGCGTACCGGCGGCGCTAGGGGTGTTGTGGCTCGACGGGCGGTTTGCCCTGCCGGAATGGCTCAGCGACTTTGTCGGCTACCTGTGGCTGATGATGTTCCCCGAGGCGTTCATCAACGGCATGGTGATAAGTGCGCTGGTGGTGTTTTGCCCCGAGTGGCTGGAAACCTTCAACCGGACGCGGTATTTGCAGGCGCCCTGGAAGGAAGATGAGCGGTGAATGTGTGGTGGCTGTGCCGGCCTCTTCGGGGGTAATGCACAGCACTCAGAGCTTGCCCGCTCCCACAGGTACCGCGCGGGTTGTGGGCCCGCGTTGTATTGGTGGATCAGCTCAATGCCGCGGCTCCAGGTCCCCCGAATACAGCTCATCTTCGGACTCTTCCGACCCCGCAATCTTGTGCTCCTCAGCCGCCCAGGCGCCCAGGTCGATCAGTTTGCAACGGTCCGAACAAAACGGCCGGAACGCGTTTTTTTCGCTCCATTCCACAGGCGCGCCGCAAGTTGGGCAATCGACGGTCAATGGCTGGCTCATGGCTGGCCTCCTTTCAAAGTCAGGTAAAAGTGGTGCAGGCGGTCAATCTGCTCGTGCAGCGCGGCCAGGCCGCCGTCGTTGACCACCACATCATCGGCATGGCGCAAGCGATCCTCACGGGCCAACTGCGCCTGCAAAATGGCCTGCACGTGCTCGGCACTGGTGTTGTCCCGCGCCAGGGTACGGGCTATTTGCAGGTCCTGCGGCGCATCGATCACCAGTACGCGTTGGGTCTTATGGTGCTGGCCCGATTCGATCAGCAGCGGCGACACATAGACCGCATAAGGCGACTGCGCCTTGGCCAGATAGCTGAAAATCTCCTGACCGATCAGCGGGTGCAGCAGTTGTTCCAGCCATTTGCGTTGCGCCGGGTCGGCGAATATCAGCTGGCGCAGGGCGGCGCGATCGAGCTGGCCGTCACCCTGCAGCACGCCCGGGCCGAAGCGCTCGACGATGCTGGCCAGGGCCGGGCGGCCAGGTTCGACAACCCAGCGCGCCGCCTGGTCCGCATCGACCAGGTGCACGCCAAGCTCGACAAAGCGCTCGGCAGCGGCGCTTTTACCGCTACCAATGCCGCCGGTCAGGCCGAGAATCCAGGGGGTAAAGGCCGCAGTGGTCATCAGTATCCAAGCAGTTGCATGTATGAGGCGTATATTTCATCACCCCAGAGCACGGCAATCCACCCCGCAATTGCCAGATAAGGGCCAAACGGGATTGCCGTGCCCATGGCATCCCGGCGAAAACGCAGCAGGCACAGGCCAAACAGCGCCCCCACCACCGACGACAACAGCAGCGTCAACGGCAGCACCTGCCAACCCCCCCACGCCCCGATCAGCGCCATCAGCTTGAAATCGCCATAGCCCATGCCTTCCTTGCCGGTGACCAGCCTGAACACCCAGTACACCGTCCACAGGCTGAGGTACCCGGCCACTGCGCCCCACAGTGCGTCGGCCAGGGGCACATGGATGCCAAAGGCATTGACGATCAGCCCTAGCCACATGGTCGGCAGCACCAGCACATCCGGCAGCAGCTGGTGGTCCGCATCGATCAGGCTCAGCGCCAGCAGGCACCAGGTCAGCGGCAGAGCCACCAACGCCTCTACCGAAGCGCCGAAGCGCCAGGCCACTACCAGCGACAGCAGCGCGCTGGCCACTTCCACTACCGGGTAACGCAGGCTGATGCGGTTTTTGCAGGACGAACAGCGCCCGCCCAAGGCCAGGTAGCTGATGACCGGAATGTTCTCCCACGCACGAATCCGGTGCGCGCAGTGTGGGCACCGGGAGGCGGGCAGGCACAGGTCGAAACGCGCGTGCTGCGTGGTCGGCAGCCCCAATACCTCTTGCGCCTCACGCTGCCATTGCCGCTCCAGCATGATCGGCAGGCGATACACCAGCACGTTGATAAAGCTGCCCACCAGCAGGCCGAGCACCGTGGCAAGGGTGAGGAAATACGCTGGCTGTTCAGCCAGCAAAGCCCATAAAGTCATGTTCAGATCAAACTACCCAACTGGAAGATCGGCAGGTACATCGCCACCACCAGGCCACCCACCAGCAAGCCCAGGATCAGCACGATGGCCGGCTCCAGCAGGCTGGTCAACTGATCCAGCGCCTGGCTGACCTGTTCCTCGTAATGGCTGGCGGCTTTTTCCAGCATCTGGTCCAGCGTGCCGCTGGATTCACCGATGGCCGTCAACTGCACCAGCAAGGGGGGGAACAGCGGTTCACCGGCCATCGCCTGGTTCAGCCCTTGCCCATTGGCCATGCCTTGGCGCAGCCGCAACACCGCCTGCTCGTGCAGGTCGCCACCCGTTACCCGCGCCACCGTCCCCAGCGCATCCAGCAACGGCACCCCGGCGCCGTAGGACGTTGCCAGGCTGCGCGCAAACCGCGCCAGCGCGGCCTGCCCCAGCAACTTGCCAAACACGGGCAAGCCCAGCACCCGTCGAGATATCCACAGGCGCGCTGGCGCGTGCTGCCGGTAAAGCTGGCGCACGGCAACACCCATCACCACGCCCATCACCAGCAGCAGCGGCGCAAACCGGCTCAGCCCTGTGGACAAGTTGATCACCCATTGGGTAAATGCCGGCAACGCCGCACCCATGCCCGAGAACATGCTCTCGAATTTAGGAATCACCTCCAGCAACAAGATCGCCGACACCCCCAGCCCGGTCAGCAACAGCAGCAGCGGGTAGATCATTGCCTTGCGCACCTTCTTGTGCAGCACCCGACGCTGTTCCAGCATGCCCGCCAGTTGCTCCAGTTGCCGGTCGAGCGTACCGGACTGCTCGCCCACCCGTACCAGGTTGCAATACAGCGCATCGAACCATGCCGGGTGACGCTGCAACGCATCCGCCAACCCCAGGCCCGAGGCCACATCCTGTTTCAATCTTTCCAGCAGCGCCGCCTGCGCCGCATCGCAACCACTGCGGCCCATCACCTCGAACGCCTGCAGCAGCGGCACGCCGGCCTTGAGCAACGTCGCCAACTGCCGGCTGAACCCCGCCGGGTCAGCCTTTTCGCGCCGCTTTGGCAAGCTGAACGCCAGCCCGCTGGCCGGCCGCAAACTCGCCACCGTGATGCCCTGGCGAATCAGCCCGGCGCGCACATAAGCCGGGCTGCGCCCGGGTGTTTGGCCGCTGACCGGCGCG encodes:
- a CDS encoding DUF3094 domain-containing protein: MTSRLNPEDQRRVDEYLRAPQHQVERRPFRPWLLLVLVLAVTIGLGLISRLLSGLVL
- a CDS encoding DUF1780 domain-containing protein — translated: MDDSDYLRLLTIQAEQANAFLSNARKWERERWVCQRLLQGLNIPYRSEDFTPAGQEPPDVLFRDAAFEVFFVLDEGRRLNDEWREELQRRRSAFSLAQLVRREARPRRISATELLGRLAPTLRKKAHNYRERGLELNELDIIAFSSLKREVLDLNTHFPPPTEYLRQGWRSLSLVGPTFARVLFAHPDAPDFLRGNLGRSIVFDVGISL
- a CDS encoding energy-coupling factor ABC transporter permease encodes the protein MAAKGIVQVISAQVLSGTTLTLGWLGYVPLLIWAVSRVRWVELFTDRRRQHLLFGTVFCLFALWLVRRDFDTGVSYHFIGMTAVTLLLDWPLAVLGGFMAQLGLLALGRQDLAALGVNGLMLIGLPVLITEVCAIVVERAQPRNLFVYIFCSGFFPAALTVLVCVPAALGVLWLDGRFALPEWLSDFVGYLWLMMFPEAFINGMVISALVVFCPEWLETFNRTRYLQAPWKEDER
- the yacG gene encoding DNA gyrase inhibitor YacG — translated: MSQPLTVDCPTCGAPVEWSEKNAFRPFCSDRCKLIDLGAWAAEEHKIAGSEESEDELYSGDLEPRH
- the coaE gene encoding dephospho-CoA kinase (Dephospho-CoA kinase (CoaE) performs the final step in coenzyme A biosynthesis.), with amino-acid sequence MTTAAFTPWILGLTGGIGSGKSAAAERFVELGVHLVDADQAARWVVEPGRPALASIVERFGPGVLQGDGQLDRAALRQLIFADPAQRKWLEQLLHPLIGQEIFSYLAKAQSPYAVYVSPLLIESGQHHKTQRVLVIDAPQDLQIARTLARDNTSAEHVQAILQAQLAREDRLRHADDVVVNDGGLAALHEQIDRLHHFYLTLKGGQP
- a CDS encoding prepilin peptidase: MTLWALLAEQPAYFLTLATVLGLLVGSFINVLVYRLPIMLERQWQREAQEVLGLPTTQHARFDLCLPASRCPHCAHRIRAWENIPVISYLALGGRCSSCKNRISLRYPVVEVASALLSLVVAWRFGASVEALVALPLTWCLLALSLIDADHQLLPDVLVLPTMWLGLIVNAFGIHVPLADALWGAVAGYLSLWTVYWVFRLVTGKEGMGYGDFKLMALIGAWGGWQVLPLTLLLSSVVGALFGLCLLRFRRDAMGTAIPFGPYLAIAGWIAVLWGDEIYASYMQLLGY
- a CDS encoding type II secretion system F family protein, translated to MTSSSLLYHWHGTDANGAPVSGQTPGRSPAYVRAGLIRQGITVASLRPASGLAFSLPKRREKADPAGFSRQLATLLKAGVPLLQAFEVMGRSGCDAAQAALLERLKQDVASGLGLADALQRHPAWFDALYCNLVRVGEQSGTLDRQLEQLAGMLEQRRVLHKKVRKAMIYPLLLLLTGLGVSAILLLEVIPKFESMFSGMGAALPAFTQWVINLSTGLSRFAPLLLVMGVVMGVAVRQLYRQHAPARLWISRRVLGLPVFGKLLGQAALARFARSLATSYGAGVPLLDALGTVARVTGGDLHEQAVLRLRQGMANGQGLNQAMAGEPLFPPLLVQLTAIGESSGTLDQMLEKAASHYEEQVSQALDQLTSLLEPAIVLILGLLVGGLVVAMYLPIFQLGSLI